Proteins found in one Brachypodium distachyon strain Bd21 chromosome 5, Brachypodium_distachyon_v3.0, whole genome shotgun sequence genomic segment:
- the LOC100840486 gene encoding pentatricopeptide repeat-containing protein At5g13770, chloroplastic encodes MAAAKCYSDWPPLPPLHPSRRTPPNTSLCTIKRQLASFVLHCSRSCASPVLEPKNFTDELQPLSSPAPAPAPPRVSPPPDAAKLGISNKFIRGLCGDRQTEQLAFECYRRALQQPEFRPDKKTMNVLTVHLLRAKQWGSLEHLVEDFGAYAVLPERRTCARLVASCVRARKFGLADALLGVLEGKKGAAAAVCFSSAMQAYNKLHMYRSTVLLHERMKASCLSVNAEAYRAVMAAYGALGEPDTVASLFKQYRSRKWYPSESCLEAYAIACDALGRAGRAVDALKCLREMEADGISPDAAIYSSVIGSLADAREMASSQDLYHEAWRKEMLRDPDMFLKVIIMQVEAGLLEDTLGVSKDMREIGLRVTDCVMSTIVNGFVKKRGLKPAIRAYDKLIAMGCEPGQVTYASAINVYCRLGRSDRAEAVFSEMIDRGFDKCVVAYGNMISMYGQIRRASDATRLLALMKQKGCEPNVWVYNSLLDMRGKLGDSRQAEKIWKEMVRRKVQPDRISYTAIIGAFNRSGELDRCMNFYQEFRETGMKVDQTMASLMVGVFCKSSRFNELIELLRDMKLQGIKLDRRLYMIVLNSLREAGLEVHVKWLQNYFSSVEEKT; translated from the coding sequence ATGGCGGCCGCCAAATGCTACTCGGACtggcctcctctccctcctctccatcCGTCGAGAAGAACACCGCCCAACACCTCCCTCTGCACGATCAAGCGGCAGCTCGCATCTTTCGTCCTGCACTGCTCCAGGTCGTGCGCTTCCCCTGTTCTCGAGCCCAAGAATTTCACCGATGAGCTCCAACCTTtgtcgtctccggcgccggcgccggcaccgccgcggGTGTCCCCGCCTCCGGACGCCGCGAAGCTCGGTATCTCGAACAAGTTCATCCGCGGGCTCTGCGGCGACCGGCAGACCGAGCAGCTCGCGTTCGAGTGCTACAGGAGGGCGCTGCAGCAGCCGGAGTTCCGCCCGGACAAGAAGACGATGAACGTGCTGACCGTGCATCTGCTCAGGGCCAAGCAGTGGGGATCGCTGGAGCACCTGGTCGAGGATTTCGGGGCCTACGCGGTGCTCCCGGAGAGACGCACGTGCGCGCGGCTCGTGGCGAGCTGCGTCAGGGCGAGGAAGTTCGGCCTCGCCGACGCCTTGCTCGGGGTTCTCGAAGGCAAGAagggcgcggccgccgccgtgtgCTTCAGCTCCGCGATGCAGGCGTACAACAAGCTGCACATGTACCGGAGCACGGTGCTGCTGCACGAGCGGATGAAGGCGTCTTGCCTGTCGGTGAACGCCGAAGCCTACCGCGCCGTGATGGCGGCGTACGGGGCGCTGGGCGAGCCGGACACGGTGGCTTCCCTGTTCAAGCAGTACAGGTCCCGCAAATGGTACCCCTCTGAGAGCTGCCTCGAGGCATACGCCATCGCCTGCGATGCGCTGGGACGCGCAGGCAGAGCCGTGGACGCGCTCAAGTGCCTGCGAGAGATGGAGGCGGACGGCATCTCGCCGGATGCCGCGATATACTCTTCAGTCATCGGGTCTCTGGCAGACGCCCGTGAAATGGCGTCGTCACAAGACCTGTACCACGAAGCCTGGAGGAAAGAGATGCTGCGGGATCCGGACATGTTCTTGAAGGTGATCATCATGCAAGTCGAGGCCGGGCTACTGGAGGACACACTAGGAGTCTCCAAGGACATGAGGGAGATCGGCCTGAGGGTCACCGACTGCGTGATGTCCACGATCGTCAATGGCTTCGTGAAGAAAAGAGGCTTAAAACCAGCCATCAGAGCTTATGACAAGCTGATCGCCATGGGATGTGAGCCTGGCCAGGTCACCTACGCCTCGGCGATCAACGTGTACTGCCGGCTCGGCCGTAGCGACAGGGCGGAGGCCGTCTTTTCGGAGATGATCGACCGGGGATTCGACAAGTGTGTGGTCGCATATGGCAACATGATCTCCATGTACGGGCAGATCAGGAGAGCGtccgacgccacgaggctgcTGGCGCTGATGAAGCAGAAGGGATGCGAGCCCAATGTGTGGGTCTACAACTCCCTCCTAGACATGCGCGGCAAGCTCGGGGATTCCAGGCAGGCGGAGAAGATCTGGAAGGAGATGGTGCGGCGCAAGGTGCAACCTGACCGGATCAGCTACACGGCCATCATCGGCGCGTTCAACCGGTCGGGAGAGCTTGACCGCTGCATGAATTTCTACCAGGAGTTCAGGGAGACCGGAATGAAGGTCGACCAGACCATGGCGAGTCTCATGGTCGGGGTGTTCTGCAAGTCCAGCCGGTTCAACGAGCTCATCGAGCTGCTTAGAGACATGAAACTGCAAGGCATCAAGCTGGACAGGAGGCTGTACATGATCGTTCTGAACAGCCTCCGAGAAGCAGGGCTGGAGGTTCATGTGAAGTGGCTCCAGAATTATTTCAGTTCAGTGGAGGAGAAAACTTGA
- the LOC100846377 gene encoding helicase SEN1, with protein MPSQDLFRDKVSTIPDRSFGLRSYLDSFRIPLLEEIRAEMSSSLDTQQANCSKSIRIQSLAPMTKGARSAPLYRVTIAGIGSSPCISDILVLSAAMPLRPSEPASDGRPYCLAHVKRVINTRSFVIRASKRIEDVSCYTSFVSLLSFIPYARIWRCLNHEAAVERNAALVKVVAGDDTMQSPYLTGARPRLDTSGTCDALLSGRLAAFGLNDSQAGAILSCVSAVQCSSGATGSKFSLIWGPPGTGKTKTISVLLLLLLLMTTTTKKNQGSERRVLTCAPTNTAICQVASRLLSLRKKHDAGGGCHGDLLLFGNKQRMPIDKDLNEIFLDTRVKRLSKCFSPLTGWKECLRSLEVFLGDPRSLRHQYLQQAMECEQKDVPKLLETSFVRSRFHDISQKLSGCFRTITSHVPRDCILEKNCNNIASLNKMLQDFGKLLGGKRVGNEVVLAVFFVLPTGEKCNGAAGGAVAYSEIVHTLRQNMAAILSVTRTLMRDLKLPPTRQSGTIKKFCVRNASLVFCTVCGSAKLNDQKMDLLLIDEAAQLKECESLIPLQVSGLKHVVLIGEECQLPATIKSEVSNSALLGRSLFERLSLLGHKKHLLNMQYRMHPSISIFPNFSFYDKKILDGPNVTQSGHERGYLPGAMFGPYTFINIDSSEDRGRSKRNMAEVAAILEILQSLKQACIATGKGVSVGIICPYASQVEAIQGKIGDVNAMRPLVLRVNSVDGFQGSEEDVIILSTVRSNGTGSIGFLSNRRRANVALTREQGTASGSWATRRP; from the exons ATGCCGTCCCAGGACCTCTTCAGGGACAAG GTGAGCACGATACCTGACAGGTCCTTCGGTCTGAGGAGCTACCTGGATTCATTCAGGATCCCGCTGCTGGAGGAAATCCGGGCAGAGATGAGCTCCAGCTTGGACACGCAGCAGGCCAATTGCTCCAAGTCCATCCGGATACAGTCGCTGGCTCCCATGACCAAGGGCGCCAGGAGCGCCCCGTTATACCGCGTGACCATCGCCGGCATCGGTTCTTCCCCGTGCATCAGCGACATTCTCGTGCTCTCGGCGGCCATGCCGCTTCGGCCGTCAGAACCGGCCAGCGACGGACGCCCGTACTGCCTCGCTCACGTCAAGCGTGTCATCAACACTCGTAGCTTTGTGATCAGAGCGTCCAAGAGGATAGAAGATGTAAGCTGCTACACTTCCTTTGTTAGCTTGCTCAGTTTCATCCCCTACGCGCGCATCTGGCGGTGCCTCAACCACGAAGCTGCCGTCGAGAGAAATGCGGCCCTCGTCAaggtcgtcgccggcgacgacacCATGCAG AGCCCTTACCTGACGGGAGCGCGGCCTCGCCTCGACACCAGCGGCACCTGCGACGCGCTGCTGTCCGGCAGGCTGGCCGCGTTCGGGCTCAACGACTCGCAGGCCGGCGCCATACTGAGCTGCGTCTCGGCGGTGCAgtgcagcagcggcgcgacCGGCAGCAAGTTTAGCCTGATCTGGGGGCCGCCCGGCACGGGCAAAACCAAGACCATCagcgtgctgctgctgctgctgctgctcatgacgacgacgacgaagaaaaACCAGGGCAGCGAACGCCGTGTCCTGACGTGCGCGCCGACGAACACCGCCATCTGCCAGGTCGCGTCTCGCCTCCTGTCGCTGAGGAAGAAGCATGATGCCGGCGGAGGGTGCCACGGCGATCTGCTGCTGTTCGGCAACAAGCAACGCATGCCCATTGACAAGGACCTAAACGAGATCTTCCTCGACACCCGCGTAAAGCGGCTAAGCAAGTGCTTCTCGCCCCTGACGGGCTGGAAGGAATGTTTGCGTTCGCTGGAAGTTTTTCTGGGCGATCCAAGATCCCTGCGACACCAGTATCTGCAGCAAGCAATGGAATGCGAGCAAAAAGATGTCCCGAAATTACTCGAGACGTCCTTCGTCAGGTCAAGGTTCCACGACATCTCCCAGAAGCTTAGCGGGTGCTTCAGAACAATCACGTCTCATGTCCCTAGAGATTGCATCCTGGAGAAGAACTGCAACAACATTGCTTCGCTCAATAAGATGCTCCAAGATTTCGGCAAGCTGCTTGGCGGGAAGAGAGTTGGGAATGAAGTGGTACTGGCCGTTTTCTTCGTCTTGCCAACGGGAGAGAAATGCAATGGTGCAGCGGGCGGTGCCGTGGCCTATTCAGAGATTGTTCACACCTTGAGGCAAAACATGGCGGCAATTCTAAGTGTCACAAGGACTCTGATGCGAGATCTGAAGCTCCCTCCCACACGCCAGTCTGGCACTATCAAGAAGTTTTGTGTTCGAAATGCCTCCCTTGTTTTCTGCACCGTGTGTGGCTCGGCTAAACTGAACGACCAGAAGATGGATTTGCTTCTCATCGACGAGGCTGCACAATTGAAGGAATGTGAATCCCTCATCCCTTTGCAAGTCTCCGGACTGAAGCATGTTGTTCTTATTGGTGAAGAGTGCCAGTTGCCGGCAACCATTAAAAGCGAG GTTTCAAACAGTGCGTTGCTGGGTAGGAGCCTGTTCGAAAGATTGAGTTTGCTGGGACACAAGAAGCACCTCCTGAACATGCAGTACAGGATGCACCCTTCCATCAGCATCTTCCCCAACTTCAGTTTCTACGACAAGAAAATCCTGGATGGTCCGAATGTCACGCAGAGCGGGCACGAGCGTGGTTACCTTCCAGGCGCAATGTTTGGGCCGTACACGTTTATCAACATCGACAGCAGCGAAGATCGCGGCCGCAGCAAGAGGAATATGGCCGAGGTAGCCGCCATCCTGGAGATACTGCAGAGCCTCAAACAAG CTTGTATCGCCACGGGAAAAGGGGTCAGTGTTGGCATCATATGCCCGTACGCATCGCAGGTCGAGGCGATTCAGGGGAAGATCGGAGACGTGAACGCAATGCGTCCCCTGGTTCTGCGTGTAAACTCTGTCGATGGATTTCAAGGCAGCGAGGAAGATGTGATCATCCTGTCCACTGTGAGGTCCAACGGGACAGGATCCATCGGCTTCCTGTCCAACCGGCGACGCGCCAACGTCGCCTTGACGAGAGAGCAAG
- the LOC100840788 gene encoding expansin-A10, producing the protein MAPPLLLVLFLLPALAAGHQHPSSYGSSALSEWRHAKASYYAADPEDAIGGACGFGDLGKHGYGMATVGLSTALFDRGASCGGCYEVKCVEDLKYCLPGTSIIVTATNFCPPNYGFPADAGGVCNPPNHHFLLPIQAFEKIALWKAGVMPIQYRRVKCLRDGGVRFSVSGRSFFFTVLISNVGGAGDVSSVKIKGTDSGWLSMGRNWGQIWHINLDLRGQPVSFELTSSDGTALTDFTAVPKNWEFGKTYTGKQFLL; encoded by the exons ATGGCTCccccgctcctcctcgtcctcttcctcctcccggccctcgccgccggccaccagCACCCGTCCTCCTACGGGTCCTCCGCTCTCTCCGAATGGCGCCACGCCAAGGCATCCTACTACGCCGCCGACCCCGAAGACGCCATCG GCGGGGCGTGCGGGTTCGGGGATCTGGGGAAGCACGGGTACGGGATGGCCACGGTGGGGCTGAGCACGGCTCTGTTCGACCGCGGCGCGTCGTGCGGCGGCTGCTACGAGGTCAAGTGCGTCGAGGATCTCAAGTATTGCCTCCCGGGCACCTCCATCATCGTCACGGCCACCAACTTCTGCCCCCCCAACTACGGGTTCCcggccgacgccggcggcgtctGCAACCCGCCCAACCACCATTTCCTCCTACCCATCCAGGCCTTCGAGAAGATTGCCCTCTGGAAGGCCGGCGTCATGCCCATCCAGTACCGCCG CGTGAAGTGCCTTCGTGATGGCGGTGTGCGGTTCTCTGTCTCCGGGCGGAGTTTCTTCTTCACAGTTCTAATCAGCAATGTCGGTGGTGCTGGCGATGTAAGTTCAGTGAAGATCAAAGGAACAGACTCTGGCTGGCTCTCAATGGGCCGCAATTGGGGCCAGATATGGCATATCAACTTGGACCTCAGAGGGCAGCCAGTGTCCTTCGAACTCACCTCCAGCGATGGCACGGCGCTGACAGATTTCACTGCTGTGCCCAAGAATTGGGAATTTGGCAAAACATACACTGGCAAGCAATTCCTGCTCTAG
- the LOC100841093 gene encoding uncharacterized protein LOC100841093, whose product MSGRGKGGKGLGKGGAKRHRKVLRDNIQGITKPAIRRLARRGGVKRISGLIYEETRGVLKIFLENVIRDAVTYTEHARRKTVTAMDVVYALKRQGRTLYGFGGTTQKSLSVLVSLEIPPPTPKSPIQSQASSSLPPKSNLTQPRGAGLSAMSGRGKGGKGLGKGGAKRHRKVLRDNIQGITKPAIRRLARRGGVKRISGLIYEETRGVLKIFLENVIRDAVTYTEHARRKTVTAMDVVYALKRQGRTLYGFGG is encoded by the exons ATGTCTGGGCGAGGCAAGGGCGGCAAGGGGCTGGGCAAGggcggcgccaagcgccaccgGAAGGTCCTGCGCGACAACATCCAGGGCATCACCAAGCCGGCGATCCGTAGGCTGGCCAGGAGGGGCGGCGTGAAGCGCATCTCCGGGCTGATCTACGAGGAGACCCGCGGCGTCCTCAAGATCTTCCTCGAGAACGTCATCCGCGACGCCGTCACCTACACCGAGCACGCCCGCCGCAAGACCGTCACCGCCATGGACGTCGTCTACGCGCTCAAGCGCCAGGGCCGCACCCTCTACGGCTTCGGAG GCACAACACAGAAATCGCTCAGCGTCCTGGTGTCGCTTGAG ATACCACCACCTACTCCTAAATCCCCAATCCAATCCCAAGCTTCGAGTTCTCTTCCTCCAAAATCAAATCTCACACAGCCAAGAGGAGCGGGGCTTTCGGCGATGTCTGGGCGCGGCAAGGGCGGCAAGGGGCTGGGCAAGGGCGGAGCCAAGCGCCACCGCAAGGTCCTGCGCGACAACATCCAGGGCATCACCAAGCCGGCGATCCGGAGGCTGGCCAGGAGGGGCGGCGTGAAGCGCATCTCGGGGCTGATCTACGAGGAGACCCGCGGCGTCCTCAAGATCTTCCTCGAGAACGTCATCCGCGACGCCGTCACCTACACCGAGCACGCCCGCCGCAAGACCGTCACCGCCATGGACGTCGTCTACGCGCTCAAGCGCCAGGGCCGCACCCTCTACGGCTTCGGAGGCTAG
- the LOC100846683 gene encoding uncharacterized protein LOC100846683, with protein MEAFVLFPRSDGRMGAAACEKQLEEEEEDIGCPSESETSAMDPFSSSSEELDDDATSSSSGSTDNFEMSSLMSQLPLKRGLSKFFDGKSQSFASLAAVGGLAEDLAKPPLQKRLKTSRSCGVGLQDAHRRRFSRPSRRCHNSNAANAGFKKVSRGRISLLGGSAAAPSGLTLRPVAARAEGLPGRGALLFA; from the exons ATGGAGGCCTTCGTCTTGTTCCCGCGGAGCGACGGGAGGATGGGGGCGGCCGCCTGCGAGAAGCAgctggaagaggaggaagaggacatCGGGTGTCCGTCGGAGTCCGAGACATCGGCGATGGATCCCTTTTCGTCTTCGTCGGAGGAGCTTGATGATGACGCGACCTCGAGCTCGTCGGGATCGACAGACAACTTCGAGATGTCGTCGCTCATGTCGCAGCTCCCGCTCAA GAGGGGGCTGTCCAAGTTCTTCGACGGCAAGTCGCAGTCGTTTGCGTCGCTCGCGGCGGTGGGCGGCCTGGCCGAGGACCTGGCCAAGCCGCCGCTGCAGAAGCGGCTCAAGACGTCGCGGAGCTGCGGGGTCGGGCTGCAGGACGCGCACCGCAGGCGCTTCTCGCGGCCGTCGCGCCGCTGCCACAACAGCAATGCCGCCAACGCGGGATTCAAGAAGGTGTCCAGGGGACGGATCTCCTTGCtcggcggcagcgcggcggcgccgagcggGCTGACGCTccggccggtggcggcgagggcaGAGGGGTTGCCCGGGCGAGGAGCTCTGCTGTTTGCTTAG